The Diabrotica undecimpunctata isolate CICGRU chromosome 3, icDiaUnde3, whole genome shotgun sequence genome includes the window acgtgaggttttaaaatatttcaaaaataaaaaaggaaattcataattgggattcgaactcacaaccaccagcgtatgaaccaaacacgtaaaggatttgccagtTAGAcgtgacactaacggatttcaaaattgacagttctcggtaaaacagtgattattttgaaatacaaaaacctaaaataattataaacgtttaattttaaataatacaaaacatatcacataaataataatattaatacatattatattatatataatattatatatatacaatattatatatatatatatatatatatatatatatatatatatatatatatatatatatatatattgttatgatatgtaaaatcgagaaaaatattggtttgtttaaaaatatttcaaagttcaaaaacattaaaataattcagataagtaggataatatccaacaaacatttcggagaaggaaagttattaaatccttggatttcctgtactaaacatagtgtaagctttgcataaattatttctttgttatacttgagtgacccgcataagtttaagtgaaagccacagacaattgaacggggtttttcaaaatacattaatgcagtgattaaagacaatagaagggattatagaaagtggtttttgttagtttttaagaattatagaaaaatattatttgtaaataagttttaggaaatttataagtacctataggtaaaaatttgtttgttatcgaaatgaaaaaatgggggaattgtgacgagttgtgattggcggagattgaaaaaggtgggataagtatgtaggaaaaagtttagcgagattgaggagagagaaaagagatagagagttgattttccaagtctgtaagaggaacggtgattgttctctggtggttccaaagaagtagcaagcagtagtgttgaatgttagtgagtttttgtggagttagtgtatctgacagaagctgaagcagcaaaatattgtaagtcatattttcctacttatattccaagagtcactgttcaggccaacgagagattcagtttatcgtaaagagaagatattccaagagtcatttttcactcgggccaacgagagattcagtttatcgagaggagaaaggctatcataatttggatgatttttacttttgaaggagatcattaaggacgatatacttgcaacaatctgttgtaagattgctgattacatagggagcggttgagaggagataatacagtctacaaggaacaaggatttggaccactcatcatcagagagagatatttttgttttctgcggtttttttttttcttttattgataacacaatttttactcgtaatttagaaaggatataaatattttgattaggagagttagaatagtttgggattttgagttttcaattaatattgtttgtaccataaattttaattgttcacgtacggagaacaaaattttgagaatccttatatgagatttgtttattgaaaacttttgagtgtaaattatttcattatttttatttcaatatatagtgttagatcatatgtgttttttattattccggtattctctggaccttacctttcacatgtaatagcatagatattgaagcacgaatttaaccctgagataaaagaattaaaaattgtgatagagtcataatcatatcatttaaataattttaattaatcaaaaaaattaattagctaattattgcttggcgcaccaagactttaaatatcacaataatatatatatatatatatatatatatatatatatatatatatatatatatatatatatatatataatatatatatataatatatatatatatataatatatatatatataatatatatatatatatatatatatatatatatatatatatatatatatatatatatatatatatatatatatataatattaaatataggtAGGTGGGGGCAAAAGTCCGCATGGGGTAAGAATCCGCACACGCTTTCTAGATGACAGAGCGAATATATTAACTTGATTCACACATGGATCGGTCAGTACCTTTCGAACAGCGCTGTAGATTATACACGTGTTTCGTGCGGCGGTAGTTAACGAAAATATGAGGTAAGTTTTAAATTTTGCTGttctaatctaatttttttattcattctttTGAAGATTGTATGTGTTAAACTATTTTTCTAAAAAGTCTTTTAACTAATTTATGTAAGCCGGTTTATTGCAAATAATGTTAAGACACAAAATCTTTAATTTGAGGTTAGTTTGTTCCAAACAAGCCTAGCTAAAATTAATAGTGAACTTTGGGGTAAAAGTCCGCATGTCGGAAGGGGCAAAGATCCGCATGCGGATTTTTGCCTCATTAAGgaagtttttgtttattatctaGAATTTTACTTATTTCATAAAGTTTTTTTTAGAAGTTTGTATAAATTacgtttttgtttgtttgtttgtaaaaatTACGTTTTTGTTTTAGGACGTACAAGAGAAAAAATGAGAACCTAAGACCATTTACAGACGATGTTTTTATGCAGGCTAAACATTTAAAGGAAAGGGGTCTATCAACACGAGAAATAGGTAGAACTCTTGGCTATGATGAATCTACCATTCGAAAGAGGCTAAAAGCGGACAGAAGCGTTAATTTCTTGGGTAGATTTCGACCTGTATTTACTCCAGAACAGGAAAAGCAAATAGTGGACCATTGTAAAGCTTTAGACTTACGTTTCTATGGGCTCACCCTAAAATCGCTTCGTTTTCTGGCATATCAGTTTGCAGAACGAAATGGTATTCAGCATCAATTTTCTAAGCAATCAAAACTAGCAGGTAGAGATTGGACTAGAAATTTTATGAAACGAAACCGCCTTTCACTACGTACACCACGAAAAACCAGTGTAGCTAGGACCATGGGGTTCAACAAACATCAATTGacacagtattttcaaaatttaaaatctgtCTTGGAGAAATATAAATTTCCAGCGAATAAAATCTACAACATGGATGAGACTGGTCTACAAACAGTGCCAAATAAATTACCTAAACATGTTGCTCCCACTGGAAAAAAAGAAGTAGCAAAAAATGTAGCTGCAGAGCAAGGAAGAACTGTGACAGCTGCATGTTCTATGAGTGCAACAGGACACTATGTTCCACCATTCTTTATTTTCGCACGCAAAAGACTAAATCCTCTTTTGATAAAGGACGCTCCAACTGGTTCTGTTTTGGCTGTAACTGATTCTGGATACATGAATTCCGTtaagtttcttcaatttttggaGCACTTTCGCAAATATACAAATCCTTCCGCTGAAAGCCCAGTGCTATTAATTTTGGATAACCACATATCCCATACCACTCTAGAAGCCATCACTTACGCAAAAAATAATAACATCCATTTGCTCAGTCTCCCACCTCATAGCAGCCATCGAACTCAACCACTGGACAGAAACTTTTTTAGGCCATTAAAAGCTTACTATGATGATTTGTGTGATAATTGGACCACATCTAATCCCGGTCAAGTAGTCACAGAATACCACGTCGCTGGATTATTTAAGCAGGCCTATGAGAAAACTGCTACTATAGAAAAAGCTGTTAATGGATTTAAAATGACAGGTATTTTCCCTTTAGATGAAAATATCTTtactgaagaagattttttacctTCTTCAGTAACTGAACAAGAGCAAGAAGAAGTAGATGATCTTGACCGAAATAATAAAGATACACAATTAAGAATTGTATTTGACGAAGACAAAAGTCAGGAAAATGACAAAGCAGAAGAACTAAATAGTAAAGCAGAAGAAGCAAGTGGTGAAGCAGAAGAACGAAATGTTGAAAATCTACCAGATAGAGCTAGCATTTCAAGTAACCGGGAATCAAAACCCGGAAGCTCGAAAAATGAAATGTCTACTACGTTACCGTCAGATATCATTCCGTTGCCAAAACTAACAAAAAAGAGAAAACGAACAAGAAAAGGATTGAAATCTACACTTCTGACATCTACTCCACATAAAGAGCAAATGGAAATCTCAGAGCTGgagaagaaatacaaaataaacgagaaaaaaaggaaggaaagcattaaggaaaataaaaatacagtaagaaaagtatttgaagaaaaacaaaatatactaaATAAAAAGGAATATGAATATTCTTCTGACTCGGACGCGCAAATATCACTTCATGATAGTAGCAGCAATTCAAGTTTTTCTGAAAGTGATGCTGATAATGAATTATCCGAATTAAGTCCAGGAGAGTTTGCTATAGTAAAAGTTTACGGCAAAACCAAGGACTCATTTCGAATGTATGTTATGCGAATTACTGTAATAGTAGATGAGGGTTACAGTGGTATTTATTATAGAAGGGCACCCAATACAATGCGTTTTTCAGAAACTGAAACAGACATTATAAGGAAACTTTCCAAGCCATTGCTAGGCAGTTCTGCTAGATTTAAGGACTTTGTGAGCTtttcaaccgatttaagtgatttaatGTTGCACTAGTTGTAACCTAAAAAGTGTTTCagcttttaaaaatttcttttattttttatctttttgtgtTTAGGTCATATATTTACTTGTTTGTATGTTTATAAGTTTTTAGATCAtgttttttgacaaaataaagatttttatttgatacgttgttaatttttatttttataaaattatttttattcaaaggGGGCAAAGATCCGCTATGCGGACTTTTGCCCCAATTAATGGGGCAAGAATCCGATTTGTAAAATATTGTACTTTccgctatagttttttttcttACAGCTGTTTAGCTGTTGTTTTATATTTAGAGCTAAGGGCATTAGTTATCCTAATGGCCTGACAAATTTAATATGTATACTGCAATCAAAAGTGTGGCAAATATTGCATATATATAAAGTGCGGACTTTTACCCCCACCTAcctatatacaaaaggaacatttttatcaatatttattctcgagagaggaaaagagagaaaatatatcttctgtctctctcttactcattatcttacatatgtaatggtttcacagattcactctcatgcaaatttcctacgccgaccgtgcgtatagaagtataatttcaaaaaacaaaaaaatcaaatcaCCAACCAACAAAATCGTAACATCCTGTATACagtaatattaagtttgtaaaatatAAACCAGGTATGAGGGATGTTAAGTGTATTTTCGAATTAGTGAATCAtagtttatttttcctttaaaatttaaacacaaaagctACCTTAATTTCACTAAATTACTTTTGGGGGTGGAAACTAGACTTCACTGGAAATTCTGGGGGAAGAACTGGGCTTACACTTTTTGCCACACGAACAAATCGACTGCATCTATAGTCTGGAATAACGACCAGGGACAAACAAAAGTGAGGTTAAAAtggcactggaacacaaactttagactcggcttcttaaaatAATAGGAAACTAGAACATGTGGATATCTTTTAAAACctcacttaaaactgtaactgaaccattaactgccacaatacactacatattttcgatgaaaagggacgaaaaacagaaaatattacaaattcGACAAAAAATTTGGACTCACGCTGAAGTCAACCGCTCTTGACCACGCCTCAGTGAGAGTGTCGCAATTATCTTTCCGGCGAAACCTTCTCAGCGGTCTAAATGGATGTTTGAAACGTAGTATCGAGAGGcttaaatcaaagaaaaatatcaaagaatatgcgtccgtaatataaacaaacttttcgcaaacatattttaatatataccaaggaattttaaaTTGCTACAAAATGAGGAAAgcatatgtccagcagtggacgcaaagggcTGGGTAATGATGATCAATTGTGTATAGGCAAAGGGGACATTCACGGGAAAAAGGACAAATACCAGTGGTTCGACCTTTTATGCAGATAAgaattttgtaaacaaacaatTTGAATAAACTAAAGGTGTCTGTGTATTATAAGGCGTACCACGAACGATTAGAAAATGTATACAGTCATAGGATTAGTGAATTAGTTTAGGCAGATATTTACTTATCTTCTTCTCTtagaaattgaacaaatttttagaaatgttgaAAT containing:
- the LOC140437883 gene encoding uncharacterized protein, coding for MRTYKRKNENLRPFTDDVFMQAKHLKERGLSTREIGRTLGYDESTIRKRLKADRSVNFLGRFRPVFTPEQEKQIVDHCKALDLRFYGLTLKSLRFLAYQFAERNGIQHQFSKQSKLAGRDWTRNFMKRNRLSLRTPRKTSVARTMGFNKHQLTQYFQNLKSVLEKYKFPANKIYNMDETGLQTVPNKLPKHVAPTGKKEVAKNVAAEQGRTVTAACSMSATGHYVPPFFIFARKRLNPLLIKDAPTGSVLAVTDSGYMNSVKFLQFLEHFRKYTNPSAESPVLLILDNHISHTTLEAITYAKNNNIHLLSLPPHSSHRTQPLDRNFFRPLKAYYDDLCDNWTTSNPGQVVTEYHVAGLFKQAYEKTATIEKAVNGFKMTGIFPLDENIFTEEDFLPSSVTEQEQEEVDDLDRNNKDTQLRIVFDEDKSQENDKAEELNSKAEEASGEAEERNVENLPDRASISSNRESKPGSSKNEMSTTLPSDIIPLPKLTKKRKRTRKGLKSTLLTSTPHKDDADNELSELSPGEFAIVKVYGKTKDSFRMYVMRITVIVDEGYSGIYYRRAPNTMRFSETETDIIRKLSKPLLGSSARFKDFVSFSTDLSDLMLH